The following proteins are encoded in a genomic region of Amycolatopsis sulphurea:
- a CDS encoding bifunctional MFS transporter/dTMP kinase: MRSLPGAGPGGSSGAPASTIHRVRRVLAIKPFRRLWGVTYLCSVADWLNLLALTSLSTKLLDNYTAQNFAFVGVVVTSLLPGLLFAPVGGLLADRFDRRKVMVVCDLLRCGFLLSIAIVGAPWWLFVANFLVGCSSIMWIPSKDAAVPNLLRRPDQVETANQLGLVMTYGLAVITAAGANALILGINSTFHLFQGATADLYIAKIVVVITGLLYLTSGVLVATRIPELSLRDVHATPEKKAEKAAEEKLGLGAMMRDGFRFVRTTPLVRGLLIGAFGAFAAGGAVVASAKPYSSSLLAGDAAFNLLVLSVFLGLATGMAVAPKLAHRLPHDRLFGISIVVAGLSLLVVALSPHLAISLVAVALVGVCAGTAFLTGVTIIGSRVEDAIRGRINAIYQTMLKVVLAGATVVTPALIGLVRPRQVTVWGGPITIDGTRPVMLGAAALAVLLGVVAYRQMDDRRTEKIFADLRNALRRTPRRVNGYLIALEGTTAINTGEQAARLVRWLDTGVRPVVRSADPALAERQFTTLVSEASLSGARAQALVAAAVRADLVEREIQPALDAGSVVVMERFADSPLAAVSAVGGLDSAELEGITDWATGRLRPDLTVLLDTASGNQNPDDSKLSPSEQWRMQKLLADMAAADPDRYVVIDADGTDDEIAERVRVAVQAVFVGRLSSFAPKEAAVANQPAPYAVHEAAAAADVAEATAAEAEERVASEAEAK, from the coding sequence ATACGGTCGTTGCCCGGAGCCGGTCCGGGTGGGTCGAGCGGGGCTCCGGCGTCCACGATCCACCGGGTCCGCCGGGTGCTGGCGATCAAACCGTTCCGCAGACTGTGGGGCGTCACGTACCTGTGCAGCGTCGCCGACTGGCTGAACCTGCTGGCCCTGACCAGCCTGAGCACCAAGCTCCTGGACAACTACACCGCGCAGAACTTCGCGTTCGTCGGCGTGGTCGTGACCAGCCTGCTGCCGGGCCTGCTGTTCGCCCCGGTCGGCGGATTGCTGGCGGACCGGTTCGACCGGCGCAAGGTCATGGTCGTCTGCGACCTGCTGCGGTGCGGTTTCCTGCTGTCGATCGCCATCGTCGGCGCCCCGTGGTGGCTGTTCGTGGCGAACTTCCTGGTCGGCTGCAGCTCGATCATGTGGATTCCGTCCAAGGACGCCGCGGTGCCGAACCTGCTGCGCCGCCCGGACCAGGTGGAGACCGCCAACCAGCTCGGCCTGGTGATGACCTACGGCCTCGCGGTGATCACCGCGGCCGGGGCCAACGCGCTGATCCTCGGCATCAACTCCACGTTCCACCTGTTCCAGGGCGCGACCGCGGACCTCTACATCGCCAAGATCGTCGTGGTCATCACCGGTCTGCTGTACCTGACCAGCGGCGTCCTCGTGGCCACCCGGATTCCCGAGCTGTCACTGCGCGACGTGCACGCCACTCCCGAGAAGAAGGCCGAGAAGGCCGCCGAGGAAAAGCTCGGCCTCGGCGCCATGATGCGCGACGGTTTCCGGTTCGTGCGCACCACGCCGCTGGTGCGCGGGCTGCTGATCGGCGCGTTCGGGGCTTTCGCCGCGGGCGGTGCGGTGGTGGCTTCGGCCAAGCCGTACTCCTCGTCGTTGCTCGCCGGCGACGCTGCGTTCAACCTGCTCGTGCTCTCCGTCTTCCTCGGGCTCGCCACCGGGATGGCAGTGGCGCCGAAGCTCGCCCACCGGCTTCCGCACGACCGCCTGTTCGGCATTTCCATCGTCGTGGCCGGGCTTTCCCTGCTGGTGGTGGCATTGTCGCCGCACCTGGCGATCTCGCTGGTCGCGGTGGCGCTGGTCGGGGTCTGCGCGGGTACCGCGTTCCTCACCGGCGTCACGATCATCGGCTCCCGCGTGGAAGACGCGATCCGCGGGCGGATCAATGCGATCTACCAGACGATGCTGAAAGTGGTGCTGGCCGGCGCCACCGTGGTCACGCCGGCGCTGATCGGCCTGGTCAGGCCCCGGCAGGTCACCGTGTGGGGCGGCCCGATCACCATCGACGGCACCCGCCCGGTGATGCTCGGCGCCGCCGCGCTGGCCGTGCTGCTCGGAGTGGTCGCCTACCGGCAGATGGACGACCGCCGCACCGAAAAGATCTTCGCCGACCTGCGCAACGCACTGCGCCGGACTCCGCGGCGCGTCAACGGCTACCTGATCGCGCTTGAAGGCACCACCGCGATCAACACCGGAGAGCAGGCCGCTCGCCTGGTCCGCTGGCTGGACACCGGCGTACGCCCGGTGGTCCGGTCTGCCGATCCCGCGCTGGCCGAACGCCAGTTCACCACGCTGGTTTCCGAGGCCTCGCTGTCCGGCGCGCGGGCACAGGCGCTGGTCGCCGCAGCGGTGCGGGCCGATCTGGTCGAGCGGGAGATTCAGCCGGCGCTGGACGCCGGATCCGTCGTGGTGATGGAACGCTTTGCCGACTCACCGCTCGCGGCGGTGTCCGCGGTCGGCGGTCTCGACAGTGCCGAGCTCGAAGGGATCACCGACTGGGCGACCGGACGGCTGCGCCCGGACCTCACCGTGCTGCTGGACACCGCGTCCGGCAACCAGAATCCCGACGATTCGAAGCTGTCGCCCAGCGAGCAGTGGCGGATGCAGAAGCTGCTCGCCGACATGGCCGCCGCGGACCCCGACCGTTACGTGGTGATCGACGCGGACGGGACCGACGACGAGATCGCCGAGCGCGTGCGCGTCGCGGTCCAGGCGGTGTTCGTGGGGCGGCTGTCCAGCTTCGCGCCGAAGGAAGCCGCAGTCGCGAACCAGCCGGCACCGTACGCCGTTCACGAAGCCGCGGCTGCCGCAGACGTCGCCGAGGCCACCGCGGCGGAAGCCGAGGAGCGCGTAGCGTCCGAAGCGGAGGCGAAGTGA
- a CDS encoding DNA polymerase III subunit delta', whose product MTAPIGVWAGLIGQEPAAETLSTAAAAAAKIVAREPVAPAAMTHAWLLTGPPGSGRSVAARTFAAALQCSTGTGCGACPGCRTTMAGTHADVRLVVPEGLSISVAEMRALVQAAARRPTTGEWQVVIIEDADRLTEGASNALLKAVEEPPERTVFLLCAPSDHPEDVSVTIRSRCRLVPLRTPPAAAIAQVLVSRDGVDPERAQWAAAVCNGHVGRARRLATDEAARHRRDTVLRIPLGLRRPGDVFTSADQLISAAEADAGEESKSRDESERSELRTAMGGDGTGKGVAGAKRAAEAAVKQLEKRQKSRATRTQRDTLDLALVDLAGFYRDVLVTASHAGATLTHPDHADAIASAASAWTPESTLRRLEAVLECREAIGLNVKPRIAVEAMVTTLRQG is encoded by the coding sequence GTGACCGCGCCGATCGGCGTTTGGGCGGGTTTGATCGGGCAGGAACCGGCAGCGGAGACGCTCTCCACTGCGGCGGCCGCGGCAGCGAAGATCGTCGCGCGAGAGCCTGTGGCGCCGGCTGCGATGACGCACGCGTGGCTGCTGACCGGCCCACCTGGGTCCGGGCGTTCGGTCGCCGCGCGCACCTTCGCCGCGGCGTTGCAGTGCAGCACCGGTACCGGCTGCGGTGCGTGCCCGGGTTGCCGCACCACGATGGCCGGTACGCACGCGGACGTACGGCTCGTCGTTCCCGAGGGCCTGTCGATCTCCGTCGCCGAGATGCGCGCGTTGGTGCAAGCCGCAGCGCGACGGCCGACGACCGGTGAATGGCAGGTCGTGATCATCGAAGACGCCGACCGCCTCACCGAAGGCGCGTCGAATGCGTTGCTGAAGGCCGTCGAAGAACCGCCGGAGCGCACGGTGTTCCTGCTCTGCGCACCGTCGGACCATCCGGAGGACGTGTCGGTCACGATCCGCTCGCGGTGTCGGCTGGTGCCGTTGCGGACCCCGCCCGCGGCAGCGATCGCGCAGGTCCTCGTCTCGCGGGACGGCGTCGATCCCGAGCGTGCGCAGTGGGCAGCGGCGGTGTGCAACGGACATGTCGGCCGCGCGCGCCGGCTCGCGACCGACGAAGCCGCTCGGCACCGGCGGGACACCGTGCTGCGGATCCCGCTCGGCCTCCGCCGTCCTGGGGACGTCTTCACCAGCGCGGACCAGCTGATCAGCGCGGCTGAGGCGGATGCGGGCGAGGAGAGCAAAAGCCGCGACGAATCCGAACGCTCCGAGCTGCGTACCGCGATGGGCGGTGACGGCACGGGAAAGGGCGTCGCCGGTGCGAAGCGGGCCGCCGAAGCCGCGGTGAAGCAGCTCGAAAAGCGCCAGAAGTCCCGCGCCACGCGTACCCAGCGCGACACTCTCGATCTCGCCTTGGTGGACCTCGCGGGCTTCTACCGCGACGTGCTGGTCACGGCTTCCCATGCCGGAGCCACGCTCACCCACCCCGACCACGCCGACGCCATCGCGTCCGCCGCTTCGGCATGGACCCCGGAGTCGACCTTGAGGCGGCTCGAAGCCGTTCTGGAGTGCCGCGAAGCGATCGGGCTGAATGTGAAGCCGCGGATCGCCGTGGAAGCCATGGTCACCACACTTCGCCAA
- a CDS encoding ESX secretion-associated protein EspG, translated as MFNAGVSSSAPVVFDVIDQVIEPLRAEVPQRPSVMEFYDPHFEVPPVLAGPERPAPEPSLAEVRQSFGPLLGAALAEEAEQYIRFVGGMTALGLATDGEVTAEALGLYRVLRGGFIRGVVTGVFPADREPWEVRFFGDADYTTVMTRAGRRARLRSGLLSALPGWVFDGLPDRAPGPGPAVRIETDRSGLVPSAAWGELDVIRSAAARPRQGTVLVDLTVREAVLAEYPHGAFGLVDNDQGRYQFRAAPLPGGGWTITWTPATRSTAEAWIVEAVRSHA; from the coding sequence GTGTTCAATGCAGGGGTGAGCAGTTCCGCACCTGTCGTCTTCGACGTCATCGACCAGGTCATCGAACCGCTGCGCGCCGAGGTGCCGCAGCGGCCTTCGGTGATGGAGTTCTACGACCCGCACTTCGAGGTACCACCGGTGCTGGCCGGGCCGGAGCGGCCGGCACCGGAGCCGAGCCTCGCGGAGGTCCGGCAGTCGTTCGGGCCGCTGCTCGGCGCAGCGCTGGCCGAGGAGGCGGAGCAGTACATCCGGTTCGTCGGCGGGATGACCGCGCTGGGGCTGGCCACCGATGGCGAGGTGACGGCCGAGGCGCTCGGGCTGTACCGGGTGCTGCGCGGCGGGTTCATCCGGGGCGTGGTCACCGGGGTGTTCCCGGCCGACCGGGAGCCGTGGGAGGTGCGGTTCTTCGGCGATGCGGACTACACCACGGTGATGACCAGGGCGGGCCGCCGTGCGCGGCTGCGATCCGGCCTGCTGAGCGCGCTGCCCGGGTGGGTGTTCGACGGCCTGCCCGACCGTGCGCCCGGCCCCGGCCCGGCGGTCCGGATCGAGACCGACCGCAGCGGGCTGGTCCCGTCGGCGGCCTGGGGCGAGCTGGACGTGATCCGCTCCGCGGCCGCCCGCCCCCGTCAGGGCACGGTGCTGGTCGACCTCACCGTGCGCGAGGCGGTGCTGGCCGAGTACCCGCACGGCGCGTTCGGACTGGTGGACAACGACCAGGGCCGCTACCAGTTCCGGGCGGCCCCGCTTCCGGGCGGCGGCTGGACGATCACCTGGACACCGGCGACCCGCAGCACCGCGGAGGCCTGGATCGTCGAGGCGGTGCGCAGTCATGCGTGA